The Panacibacter microcysteis genome includes a window with the following:
- a CDS encoding response regulator: MENKVLICDDDEGILDLLTLVLAAKKINAVTERNSANIFEKITQEQPSVVILDLWMPVLSGEQIVKKLKLNAQTKDLPVIIFSASIDGKKIAHDAGADEFLEKPFDLKKLLDKVNVHLRH; the protein is encoded by the coding sequence ATGGAAAATAAGGTGTTGATCTGTGATGATGATGAAGGTATCTTAGACCTGCTAACGCTTGTGCTGGCTGCAAAAAAGATCAACGCGGTTACCGAGCGTAACAGTGCAAACATTTTTGAGAAGATTACACAGGAACAACCTTCTGTAGTTATCCTGGACCTATGGATGCCCGTATTAAGCGGCGAACAAATTGTAAAAAAGTTAAAGCTAAATGCTCAGACAAAAGATTTGCCCGTAATTATTTTTTCTGCAAGCATTGATGGGAAAAAAATTGCTCACGATGCAGGTGCCGATGAATTCCTTGAAAAGCCTTTTGACCTTAAAAAACTACTCGACAAAGTGAACGTACACCTGCGTCATTAG
- a CDS encoding YtxH domain-containing protein, whose amino-acid sequence MSTQKIITALVIGAAAGAVLGVLFAPDKGSETRKKIADGSSELADSLKAKANDLAEEMSDKIKSAKEEISDMLAKGKEKLQGYKKQADSQLS is encoded by the coding sequence ATGAGTACACAAAAAATTATTACCGCACTTGTTATAGGTGCCGCCGCAGGCGCAGTATTAGGCGTTTTATTTGCGCCGGATAAAGGCTCCGAAACCAGGAAGAAAATAGCAGATGGCAGCAGCGAACTTGCTGACTCTTTAAAAGCCAAAGCGAATGACCTGGCAGAAGAAATGAGCGATAAAATTAAATCTGCAAAAGAAGAAATTTCTGATATGCTTGCGAAGGGAAAAGAAAAACTCCAGGGTTATAAAAAGCAGGCAGATTCTCAACTTTCCTAA
- a CDS encoding GNAT family N-acetyltransferase: MKKFILPAFPILENSRLRLRALRPEDAANIFYLRADDAHNKYLHRTKAHTMEDALQFIDLVIRKVAEGATLFWVIELKESAAFAGTILLWHNEDNTAETETGYELLPQHQGKGIMTEALGLVLVFAFTTLALPAVTACIHKDNFSSIKLLRSHSFQFEGAVDECLYKFILASTPAEKISAACIKNEDKYS; the protein is encoded by the coding sequence GTGAAAAAATTTATACTACCGGCCTTTCCAATACTGGAAAATAGCAGGTTACGTTTACGAGCTTTACGGCCTGAGGATGCAGCAAATATATTCTATCTGCGTGCTGATGATGCGCACAACAAATACCTCCACCGCACCAAAGCACATACGATGGAAGATGCTCTGCAGTTTATAGACCTGGTAATACGAAAGGTAGCAGAGGGCGCAACATTGTTTTGGGTAATCGAATTGAAAGAATCAGCCGCATTTGCAGGAACTATTTTGTTATGGCATAACGAGGATAATACAGCAGAAACAGAAACCGGCTACGAACTGTTACCACAACACCAGGGGAAAGGTATTATGACTGAAGCGCTGGGGCTTGTACTGGTATTTGCGTTCACAACACTGGCCCTGCCGGCTGTTACGGCTTGTATACATAAGGACAACTTCTCTTCTATAAAACTGTTGCGTTCACACAGTTTTCAGTTTGAGGGTGCGGTAGACGAATGTTTGTATAAGTTTATACTTGCATCAACGCCGGCTGAAAAAATTAGCGCTGCATGTATAAAAAATGAAGACAAGTATAGCTAG
- a CDS encoding VOC family protein, with protein MNQRLVQIALLVNDYDEAITYYTNILHFELLEDTTLSETKRWVVVKPAGEGGCNILLAKAANEEQQSRVGNQTGGRVFLFLHTDDIRRDHGKLTAQGVVFIRPLTEETYGTVAVFKDLYGNLWDLIEPKQPS; from the coding sequence ATGAATCAACGTCTTGTACAAATAGCGCTTTTGGTAAATGATTATGATGAAGCGATAACTTACTACACGAACATACTCCATTTTGAATTACTGGAAGACACCACGCTTTCGGAAACAAAACGCTGGGTAGTTGTAAAACCTGCAGGCGAGGGCGGGTGTAACATTTTACTTGCAAAAGCGGCCAATGAAGAACAGCAATCGAGAGTTGGTAACCAGACAGGCGGACGTGTATTCCTGTTCCTTCACACAGATGACATACGCAGAGACCACGGGAAACTTACTGCACAGGGCGTAGTATTTATAAGACCACTGACTGAAGAAACGTACGGAACAGTAGCGGTGTTTAAAGACCTTTACGGAAACCTTTGGGACCTGATTGAGCCAAAACAACCATCGTGA
- a CDS encoding DUF5009 domain-containing protein, protein MQYNQLSNQRVLSIDAFRGITILVMIFVNELAGIRDIPAWMKHMPADADAMSFVDVVFPAFLFIVGMSVPFAINNRLKKGDGFWQLQGHIASRTLGLLVLGVFLVNTEGGYNEAEMGMSINVWALIFLAAAIMIWKVYYTQNKILVYSFKVLGIVVLTILAFLYKNVQGGHITPQWWGILGLIGWAYLYSSIIYQLTRGNMLMIFLMIAVCIGIYVVSRTESVAALSWLQWTRIQSGNAIDTAITLSGILLSLLFFQADKPTSDYKRFANAFVFTFVLFIAGYILRPAYKISKIYATPTWALYSAGLCCIIFIFLYWLTDKKHIDKWTGFFKPAAANPLLTYIIPDIIYFLTAWLGISLVPDSLRYGLPGTLWSAVYAVAVMGIVTVLNKMNIKLQL, encoded by the coding sequence ATGCAATATAATCAGCTAAGCAACCAACGGGTATTGTCTATCGATGCATTTCGTGGCATAACGATCCTGGTAATGATTTTTGTAAATGAACTTGCGGGTATCAGGGACATACCCGCATGGATGAAACACATGCCGGCAGATGCTGATGCAATGAGCTTTGTAGATGTGGTATTTCCTGCATTTCTTTTTATAGTGGGCATGTCTGTTCCATTTGCCATCAATAACCGTTTGAAGAAAGGAGATGGGTTCTGGCAATTGCAGGGCCACATTGCGTCTCGTACACTTGGACTGCTTGTACTGGGTGTATTTCTTGTAAACACGGAAGGCGGCTATAATGAAGCGGAGATGGGTATGTCTATCAACGTATGGGCGTTGATTTTTCTTGCGGCTGCGATAATGATATGGAAGGTTTATTACACGCAAAATAAAATTCTCGTATATAGTTTTAAAGTGCTGGGCATTGTTGTACTGACTATACTTGCGTTTCTTTATAAGAACGTGCAGGGTGGCCATATTACCCCACAGTGGTGGGGCATACTCGGCCTTATTGGATGGGCTTATTTATACAGCAGTATTATTTACCAGTTAACAAGGGGTAACATGCTGATGATCTTTTTGATGATCGCTGTATGTATAGGGATATATGTAGTTAGTCGTACGGAGTCTGTGGCAGCGCTAAGCTGGCTGCAGTGGACACGCATACAAAGCGGCAATGCAATTGATACCGCTATAACTTTGAGTGGTATATTACTTTCCCTGCTATTCTTCCAGGCAGATAAGCCAACAAGTGATTACAAAAGGTTTGCCAACGCTTTTGTGTTTACGTTTGTATTATTTATTGCAGGTTATATACTGAGACCTGCCTATAAAATCTCGAAGATTTACGCAACACCTACATGGGCTTTGTACAGTGCAGGCCTTTGCTGCATCATCTTTATTTTCCTGTACTGGCTGACTGATAAAAAACACATTGACAAATGGACAGGATTTTTTAAGCCGGCTGCGGCTAACCCACTGCTGACTTATATAATACCTGACATCATTTATTTTTTAACAGCATGGCTTGGTATAAGCCTGGTACCAGACAGCCTGCGGTATGGTTTGCCCGGAACATTATGGTCTGCAGTATACGCTGTAGCAGTAATGGGAATAGTAACAGTGCTTAATAAAATGAACATAAAATTGCAATTATAA
- the murA gene encoding UDP-N-acetylglucosamine 1-carboxyvinyltransferase, protein MASFEVRGGKKLTGEITPQGAKNEALQIISAVLLTPEKVTISNIPDIIDVNLLIELLGELGVKIDRASRDICTFQADNVDVDFLGSEAFRKKSGRLRGSVMIAGPMLSRFKKAYIPKPGGDKIGRRRLDTHIIGFEKLGARFEYNEELNYFQLVAPNLQGTYMLLDEPSVTGTANIVMAAVMAKGTTTIYNAACEPYLQQLCKMLNRMGAKISGVGSNLLTIEGVEYLGGTEHRMLPDMIEIGSFIGLAAMTQSEITIKNAGIEHLGVIPEKFQQLGIQMEFRKDDIYIPAQEKYEISTYLDGGILTVYDHPWPGFTPDLLSIVLVVATQAVGSVLIHQKMFESRLFFVDKLIDMGAQIILCDPHRATVIGLARKNQLRGITMSSPDIRAGQALLIAALSAEGKSTIQNIEQIDRGYQNIDDRLRNLGADIKRV, encoded by the coding sequence ATGGCATCTTTTGAAGTACGTGGCGGGAAAAAATTAACAGGAGAAATAACGCCACAGGGCGCTAAAAATGAGGCACTCCAAATCATCTCAGCCGTATTGCTCACGCCTGAAAAGGTAACGATCAGTAATATTCCAGATATTATTGATGTAAACCTGCTCATCGAATTATTGGGAGAACTGGGAGTAAAAATCGACCGCGCTTCAAGAGATATCTGCACTTTCCAGGCAGATAATGTTGATGTTGACTTTCTCGGTTCAGAAGCCTTTAGGAAAAAGAGCGGCCGTTTGCGCGGTTCTGTAATGATTGCAGGGCCCATGCTTTCCAGGTTTAAAAAAGCATACATCCCCAAACCCGGCGGTGACAAAATTGGCAGACGAAGACTTGATACACATATCATCGGTTTTGAAAAACTCGGCGCCCGTTTTGAATACAATGAAGAACTGAATTATTTTCAACTCGTAGCACCCAACCTGCAGGGCACTTATATGCTGCTCGATGAGCCTTCTGTAACAGGTACGGCAAATATTGTAATGGCAGCAGTAATGGCAAAAGGCACCACAACAATTTACAACGCAGCCTGCGAGCCGTACCTGCAGCAATTGTGTAAAATGCTTAACCGCATGGGTGCAAAAATAAGCGGTGTTGGCAGCAACCTGCTTACCATAGAAGGTGTGGAATACCTTGGTGGCACAGAGCACCGTATGCTGCCAGATATGATTGAGATAGGCAGTTTTATCGGGCTTGCGGCAATGACACAAAGTGAGATCACCATTAAAAATGCAGGCATCGAACATTTGGGTGTTATTCCTGAAAAGTTTCAGCAACTCGGTATACAAATGGAGTTCCGTAAAGATGATATTTATATTCCCGCACAGGAAAAATACGAGATCAGCACTTACCTCGATGGTGGTATTTTAACGGTATATGATCATCCATGGCCGGGTTTTACACCAGACTTGCTAAGCATCGTTTTGGTAGTGGCCACGCAGGCAGTCGGCAGTGTGCTCATCCACCAAAAAATGTTTGAAAGCCGCTTGTTTTTTGTTGACAAGCTGATCGACATGGGTGCCCAGATCATTCTGTGTGATCCGCACCGCGCAACGGTTATAGGTCTTGCCCGCAAAAACCAGTTGCGTGGAATTACAATGAGCAGCCCGGATATTCGTGCAGGCCAGGCATTGCTTATTGCAGCGCTTAGTGCAGAAGGTAAGAGCACCATACAAAACATCGAGCAAATAGACCGCGGGTATCAAAACATCGATGATCGTTTAAGAAATCTCGGTGCAGATATCAAACGTGTATAA
- a CDS encoding T9SS type A sorting domain-containing protein, with protein MYPNPVKNNLSVHYNLNPNSSPASYIIMDISGRRVCTGPIDVNSTFVNINVAHLSKGIYYVQIFNGKETMRTKFIKE; from the coding sequence ATTTATCCTAACCCTGTAAAAAACAATTTATCCGTTCACTACAATCTCAATCCAAATAGTTCGCCGGCTTCATACATTATCATGGACATAAGCGGAAGAAGAGTGTGTACCGGGCCTATAGACGTAAACAGCACTTTCGTAAATATTAATGTAGCTCACTTAAGTAAAGGGATTTATTACGTTCAAATCTTTAATGGTAAAGAAACAATGCGCACAAAATTTATAAAAGAATAA
- a CDS encoding T9SS type A sorting domain-containing protein, with amino-acid sequence MKKILSLLLLLSIVFNAQSQALDTTLAYEWKNNAWQPFMRSIYTNNAQCQAATVLTQNLAAGTSQWVNASLTTNTYTATKKLAQSVTQSWTGGAWKNLLRITYSYNENDQMDSMLTENAPLGTTFQNTYLSVYGYNPDLTLQTVTTKLWFITDWTDFSRQTYTYNADKTVKEMVTEGWSFVSWTNQARNRYTYDVNKHQVTDTMDSWNAIAWVHDALTKSTYTGNNLTKELIQDWTGSAWINDAQTDFTYNGDGTIAENVSQDWLSNAWVNDSRFTFSYTGCTLPLTLVNFTGTKNHNTVALQWQTTSEINTSHFVVLRSSNGSNFTAVGNVNALNNGSAAKNTYRFADDIAAVKADKIYYKLQMFDKDGKHTESRIITLSITGKVLQVTLQPNPARTYCVVKTNSEKAALAIVNFAGNIVYRQNLNGAGSHTINTSGIAKGVYVVRVVEGTESHSQKLVIE; translated from the coding sequence ATGAAAAAAATTTTATCTCTTCTGCTGCTGCTTTCAATTGTATTTAATGCACAATCCCAGGCGCTGGATACAACCCTGGCTTATGAATGGAAAAACAATGCGTGGCAACCGTTTATGCGAAGCATTTATACCAATAACGCCCAATGCCAGGCAGCAACAGTTTTAACCCAAAACCTGGCGGCAGGTACTTCTCAGTGGGTGAATGCATCTTTGACAACAAATACCTATACTGCAACAAAAAAGCTGGCACAATCGGTAACACAAAGCTGGACGGGCGGAGCATGGAAAAACCTGCTACGAATTACCTACAGTTACAATGAAAATGACCAGATGGATAGCATGCTAACGGAAAACGCACCACTCGGCACCACTTTTCAAAATACTTATTTATCAGTGTACGGATACAACCCGGATCTTACGTTGCAAACCGTAACAACAAAGCTCTGGTTTATTACAGACTGGACAGATTTTTCCCGCCAAACATATACCTATAATGCAGACAAAACAGTAAAAGAAATGGTTACGGAAGGATGGTCATTTGTTAGCTGGACAAACCAGGCAAGAAACCGTTATACCTACGATGTAAACAAACACCAGGTGACAGATACAATGGATTCCTGGAATGCGATTGCGTGGGTACACGATGCACTTACAAAAAGTACTTACACCGGTAACAATTTAACCAAAGAGCTGATACAGGACTGGACAGGTAGTGCGTGGATCAATGATGCACAAACAGATTTTACTTACAACGGCGATGGTACAATAGCTGAAAATGTTTCGCAGGACTGGCTTAGCAACGCATGGGTAAACGATTCAAGGTTTACTTTCTCTTATACAGGTTGTACACTGCCGCTTACATTGGTAAATTTTACCGGAACAAAAAACCACAACACGGTAGCGTTGCAGTGGCAAACTACAAGCGAGATCAATACTTCTCATTTTGTTGTGCTGCGCAGCAGCAATGGCAGCAACTTTACAGCCGTTGGTAATGTTAACGCCCTAAATAATGGAAGTGCAGCCAAAAACACTTACCGGTTCGCAGATGACATTGCTGCCGTAAAAGCTGACAAGATTTACTACAAACTGCAGATGTTTGATAAGGATGGAAAACATACTGAAAGCAGGATCATCACGCTGAGTATAACAGGTAAAGTGTTACAGGTTACGCTTCAACCAAATCCTGCACGCACTTATTGCGTGGTAAAAACCAATTCAGAAAAGGCCGCACTTGCTATTGTAAACTTTGCAGGCAATATCGTTTACAGGCAAAATCTCAATGGTGCCGGTTCGCACACGATCAATACTTCAGGGATTGCAAAAGGAGTTTATGTGGTAAGGGTTGTGGAAGGCACAGAAAGCCACAGTCAAAAACTGGTGATTGAATAA
- a CDS encoding DUF423 domain-containing protein, which yields MHKSFLITAALLGALAVALGAFGAHGLKAKANDYTLGIFETAVKYQFYHVFALLAVAILFQFFNATWLLWSGRMFIAGTVLFSGSLYLLTAFLVAGNESMKWLGAITPIGGLCFIAGWVCIAVAVWKS from the coding sequence ATGCATAAATCATTTCTTATTACTGCTGCGCTGCTTGGCGCACTGGCAGTGGCGCTGGGCGCATTTGGCGCACACGGTTTAAAAGCAAAAGCAAACGATTATACCCTGGGCATTTTCGAAACCGCCGTTAAATACCAGTTTTACCATGTATTTGCGTTACTTGCTGTAGCCATTCTATTTCAATTCTTCAATGCCACGTGGCTACTTTGGAGTGGCCGCATGTTTATAGCAGGCACCGTATTATTTTCAGGTTCACTCTACCTGTTAACAGCTTTCCTGGTAGCAGGCAACGAAAGCATGAAATGGCTTGGCGCCATTACACCCATCGGGGGTTTATGCTTTATTGCCGGCTGGGTTTGCATAGCCGTTGCAGTGTGGAAGAGTTAA
- a CDS encoding shikimate kinase: MKIFLTGMMGTGKSYWAQQVADAHEMDWIDLDAQVEKETSMTIKEIFATDGEAYFRDKEKEVLHALATFSNMVIATGGGTPCFHDNIKWMNEHGITIWIDEKVEVLADRLKKEKEQRPLIKNLTDEELLHFLSIKLAERSKFYAQSQYHLQADKISAHSFAEIIQQHA; the protein is encoded by the coding sequence ATGAAGATTTTCCTGACAGGTATGATGGGTACGGGCAAAAGCTATTGGGCACAGCAGGTAGCCGATGCACATGAAATGGATTGGATAGATCTTGATGCGCAGGTGGAAAAAGAAACCTCCATGACCATTAAAGAAATTTTTGCAACTGACGGTGAGGCATATTTCCGCGATAAAGAAAAAGAAGTACTGCATGCGCTTGCAACCTTTAGCAATATGGTAATCGCCACAGGCGGCGGTACACCGTGTTTTCATGATAACATTAAGTGGATGAATGAACACGGCATCACCATCTGGATAGACGAAAAAGTAGAGGTGCTGGCAGACCGCCTGAAGAAAGAAAAAGAGCAGCGCCCGCTCATAAAAAATCTTACCGATGAAGAACTGCTTCATTTTCTCTCCATCAAACTGGCGGAGCGAAGTAAATTTTATGCACAAAGCCAATACCATTTACAGGCCGATAAAATTTCTGCCCATAGCTTTGCCGAAATAATACAGCAACATGCATAA
- a CDS encoding acyl-CoA dehydrogenase family protein gives MAVKTDLFQSPDYYQLDELLTEEHIMIRETVRNYVKKEISPIIEDYAQRATFPEHIVKQMGELGCFGPTIPAQYGGGGMDYISYGLMMQELERGDSGVRSTASVQGSLVMFPIYAYGNEAQRMKYLPRLASGEWLGCFGLTEPDHGSNPGGMVTNIKDAGDHVILNGAKMWISNAPFATVAVVWAKDEAGDIRGLVVERGMEGFTTPVTHGKWSLRASATGELVFHDVKVPKENILPNVKGLKGPLGCLTKARYGIAWGALGAAMDCYDTALRYSKERVQFDKPIGAFQLQQKKLAEMITEITKAQLLVWRLGVLMSEGRATPQQVSMAKRNSCEIAVNIARDARTILGGMGITGEYSIMRHMMNLESVLTYEGTHDIHLLITGMDVTGFNAFK, from the coding sequence ATGGCCGTAAAAACAGATCTTTTCCAATCGCCGGATTACTACCAGCTGGATGAATTGCTGACAGAAGAACATATCATGATCAGGGAAACTGTACGCAATTACGTGAAGAAAGAAATATCGCCCATCATTGAAGATTATGCACAACGTGCCACCTTCCCGGAACATATTGTAAAGCAAATGGGCGAACTGGGTTGTTTTGGGCCAACCATTCCTGCGCAATATGGCGGCGGGGGTATGGATTATATAAGCTATGGGTTAATGATGCAGGAACTCGAACGTGGCGATAGTGGCGTACGCTCTACAGCCAGCGTGCAGGGCTCGCTGGTAATGTTCCCGATATATGCTTACGGCAACGAAGCACAACGCATGAAATACCTGCCCAGGCTTGCCAGTGGTGAGTGGCTGGGCTGTTTTGGCCTTACTGAGCCAGACCATGGCAGTAACCCCGGCGGTATGGTTACCAATATTAAAGATGCCGGAGACCATGTAATACTCAATGGTGCCAAAATGTGGATCAGTAATGCACCCTTTGCAACTGTTGCGGTGGTATGGGCCAAAGATGAGGCAGGTGATATTCGCGGCCTGGTGGTGGAGCGCGGTATGGAAGGCTTTACCACACCTGTTACACATGGCAAATGGAGCCTGCGTGCCAGCGCAACAGGTGAACTGGTTTTTCACGATGTAAAAGTGCCCAAAGAAAATATTCTGCCTAATGTAAAGGGATTAAAAGGACCATTGGGTTGCCTTACAAAAGCACGCTATGGTATTGCATGGGGCGCATTGGGAGCTGCAATGGATTGTTATGATACCGCTTTGCGCTACAGTAAAGAACGCGTGCAGTTTGATAAACCAATTGGTGCGTTTCAGTTGCAGCAAAAAAAACTGGCAGAAATGATCACCGAAATAACCAAAGCCCAGTTGCTGGTATGGCGCCTTGGTGTATTAATGAGTGAGGGCAGGGCCACACCACAGCAGGTAAGTATGGCAAAACGCAATAGCTGCGAAATTGCAGTAAACATTGCTCGTGATGCGCGTACCATACTGGGTGGCATGGGTATAACAGGCGAATACAGTATTATGCGGCATATGATGAACCTTGAAAGTGTACTTACCTATGAGGGTACACACGATATTCATTTATTGATTACAGGTATGGATGTTACAGGTTTCAACGCCTTCAAATAA
- a CDS encoding outer membrane beta-barrel protein — translation MKFFLTLAMLAISVVSYSQNNDKTGYIVKTSGDTLRGFLNAVELKLLNNTISFGASAGNLTTYTSAEIKSFGYDGGNSFEKVSYTNTVDASEVTRFAKMLSTGYYSLLTFWSKDIKYFIIKKPDNTYRLLMDDERLTTGFVNEKGNFQNELLFLSQACSELRPALERLNYSEKDLIGYVSKLNNCAAPSQANNIVLKKEQSQFNIFAYAGGITLGSKGHEYTARVLGKLSAPSIDKNLSLNFGINYMAQRKVSTEKVSINGYPAFKTQTAERSVLSVPLTVQYYLTKGFIKPYIDAGLSIDYLQRNGELDGAGKIINENKAGLAFTAAFGIDCYITNRLFIRADYRYELFMHYPTIGIAYIFK, via the coding sequence ATGAAATTTTTCCTTACTCTGGCAATGCTTGCTATCTCTGTTGTTTCCTATTCTCAGAACAATGACAAAACAGGCTACATCGTAAAAACAAGTGGCGACACTTTGCGTGGCTTTCTCAACGCTGTTGAATTAAAGCTGTTGAATAACACGATATCATTTGGTGCCTCAGCAGGTAACTTAACTACCTATACCAGTGCTGAAATTAAAAGTTTTGGTTACGATGGAGGAAATAGTTTTGAAAAAGTATCTTATACCAATACAGTTGATGCAAGCGAGGTAACAAGGTTTGCGAAAATGCTAAGCACAGGCTATTATAGCCTCCTGACTTTCTGGAGTAAGGACATAAAATACTTCATCATAAAAAAGCCTGACAATACTTATCGCCTGCTCATGGATGACGAGAGGCTAACCACAGGCTTCGTTAACGAAAAAGGTAACTTTCAAAATGAGCTGCTTTTCTTGTCTCAGGCATGCAGTGAACTAAGGCCGGCCCTGGAGCGGTTAAACTATTCGGAAAAAGACTTAATCGGCTATGTCAGCAAATTAAACAATTGTGCGGCACCTTCCCAGGCCAATAACATTGTTCTGAAAAAAGAACAATCACAATTCAACATTTTTGCATATGCCGGAGGTATAACACTTGGTTCTAAAGGACATGAATACACGGCCCGGGTGCTTGGCAAACTGAGTGCTCCCTCAATAGATAAAAACCTGTCTTTGAATTTTGGCATCAATTATATGGCGCAAAGAAAGGTATCAACAGAGAAAGTAAGTATAAATGGGTACCCTGCTTTTAAAACACAAACAGCAGAAAGATCTGTTCTGAGCGTGCCATTAACAGTACAATACTATCTTACCAAAGGATTTATAAAACCATATATCGATGCCGGTCTTTCTATAGATTATCTTCAGCGGAATGGAGAGTTGGATGGTGCCGGAAAAATCATCAATGAAAACAAGGCTGGCCTGGCATTTACCGCAGCTTTCGGCATTGATTGTTATATAACTAACCGCCTTTTTATTCGCGCAGATTACCGTTACGAATTATTCATGCATTATCCTACTATAGGAATTGCGTATATTTTTAAGTAA
- a CDS encoding SGNH/GDSL hydrolase family protein encodes MTKHIFSLLALGDSYTIGEGVPVYESFPYQAVQMLRKQGFHFHAPELVAKTGWTTFELAEHILHTSLNEHYDFVTLLIGVNNQYRNLNAGDYKTDVEFLLKKAIHFAGERSDHVIVLSIPDWGVTPFAKEKDTQKIAMEIDEYNRLNKQVALQYNVHYLDITTATRSAATDSTQVTADGLHPSGKVYAQWAQLLAGHISKTAGS; translated from the coding sequence ATGACCAAACATATTTTTTCACTGCTGGCCCTTGGCGATTCTTACACAATTGGTGAAGGTGTACCCGTTTATGAGAGTTTTCCATACCAGGCGGTACAAATGTTGCGTAAACAGGGATTCCATTTTCATGCGCCGGAGCTTGTTGCTAAAACAGGTTGGACAACTTTTGAACTTGCGGAGCATATACTGCATACTTCACTGAATGAGCACTATGATTTCGTAACACTGTTAATTGGCGTAAATAACCAATACAGGAATCTCAATGCCGGTGATTATAAAACAGATGTTGAGTTTCTCCTGAAAAAGGCCATTCATTTTGCAGGTGAGCGAAGCGATCATGTAATAGTCTTATCAATACCAGATTGGGGCGTTACGCCTTTTGCCAAAGAAAAAGACACGCAAAAGATTGCAATGGAAATTGATGAATACAACCGCTTAAACAAACAGGTAGCGCTACAGTATAACGTACATTACCTGGATATTACAACCGCAACCAGAAGTGCCGCTACAGACAGTACCCAGGTTACCGCAGATGGCCTGCACCCCTCAGGAAAGGTATATGCGCAGTGGGCGCAATTGCTTGCCGGGCATATCAGTAAAACAGCAGGGTCATAA